A window of Thermodesulfobacteriota bacterium genomic DNA:
CTGTTTATCGGAATATATACTATTAACGATCTCAGTGTTCAAAAAGTAGTGTCAAAGCTTTTGTGGCCGCTTTTACGTCTTATGCTTTTTATTGGAGCAGGACTTGCGGCAGGTCAGCTAATTGAAGCTTCGGGCTGGACAAAAAGGTTCGCAGTACTGGCCAGGCCTTTCTTTAAATTTGGTAATCTTGGAGATAGATGCAGCGCTGCTTTTACAACAGCTTTTATTTCAGGTGTTGCTGCAAATGCTATGCTTCTTGATTTTTTTAAGGACGATAAGATATCTCGCAGACAGCTATTTTTAACCAATTTCGTCAACCAGTTCCCGGCTTTTTTTCTTCACTTACCCACTACAGTTTTTATTGTATTGCCCCTTACAGGGTTTGCAGGAGCTATCTATTTTATTATAACTTTTACTGCAACTCTTTTTAGAACTGTCCTTTTTATTTTTTACGGACATTTGAGACTTTCAATACATACGCAGAATTATAAAAATGAAAAAAAAATACTTTTTAAAGATTCCAAAAATCAGGAAAAAGGACTTTGGGAAAGGATAAAGGAAAAATTTCCAAAGCGTATTATTGATGTTACGATATATGTTGTTCCGGTTTATATAATTGTTTTTCTATTAAATGACGCAGGTGTTTTTAACATGATGCGAAGCTGGCTTGCCGACTATTTTGTAACAGCATTTATGCCCGTTGAGGCCCTTTCAGTGATAATTTTAAGTTTTGCTGCCGAGTTTACTTCAGGGTTCGCAGCTGCAGGGGCGCTCCTTGATGCCGGCGTAATTACAACAAAGCAGACTGTTTTAGCTCTGATTATCGGAAACATAATTGCATTTCCCATTCGTGCTCTGCGTCATCAGTTGCCAAGATATATCGGAATCTTTTCTCCGAAGATGGGAACCCAGTTGCTGCTAATGGGCCAGGGTTTTAGGGTCGTTAGTCTTGTCATTATGGGAACAATTTATTATTATCTGGGGTGAATACAGTTTTTTGTAACATCTATGCTTATTACGAATTCAGCATATATCAATGGCTAACAAAAGAAGGCTAAGAACAGGGTTTACAACAGGGACTGCGGCGGCCGCGGCAGCAAAGGGGGCTCTTTCTTTGATTTTAACCGGCGAAAAATCTTCAAGCGTTCAAATAGAATTTTTAACAGGCGAAAATATCAATATTCCCATATATACTTGTGAATATGAGGGAAAAAAGAAATCGAAATGCACGGTTATAAAAGATGCAGGGGATGATCCTGATATAACACATAAGGCGGAAATTGGAGCAACAGTCACGCTGCTGGACAAAGAAAATCAAAGGAGTGTATCTATAACCGGGGGAAAGGGTGTAGGGGTTGTCACAAAGCCTGGCCTTGAGATTGAGCCCGGAGAAGCTGCAATAAACCTGGGCCCCAGAAAAATGATTACACAGACTGTTACGGGGTTATTAAAAAATCATAATAAAAACATCTCTGTAGAAGTTGAAATATTTGTACCAGAAGGAAAAAAGCTTGCTGAAAAGACTTTAAATGCAAGGCTGGGAATTCTTGGTGGAATATCTATTCTGGGAACCACAGGTGTTGAAAGACCAATGTCCCATGACGCTTATATCGCAACAATCAAATCTTCATTGTCGGTTGCAA
This region includes:
- a CDS encoding nucleoside recognition protein, encoding MMHKEAKPKYISLTVSFALSAAVLFIGIYTINDLSVQKVVSKLLWPLLRLMLFIGAGLAAGQLIEASGWTKRFAVLARPFFKFGNLGDRCSAAFTTAFISGVAANAMLLDFFKDDKISRRQLFLTNFVNQFPAFFLHLPTTVFIVLPLTGFAGAIYFIITFTATLFRTVLFIFYGHLRLSIHTQNYKNEKKILFKDSKNQEKGLWERIKEKFPKRIIDVTIYVVPVYIIVFLLNDAGVFNMMRSWLADYFVTAFMPVEALSVIILSFAAEFTSGFAAAGALLDAGVITTKQTVLALIIGNIIAFPIRALRHQLPRYIGIFSPKMGTQLLLMGQGFRVVSLVIMGTIYYYLG
- the cbiD gene encoding cobalt-precorrin-5B (C(1))-methyltransferase CbiD: MANKRRLRTGFTTGTAAAAAAKGALSLILTGEKSSSVQIEFLTGENINIPIYTCEYEGKKKSKCTVIKDAGDDPDITHKAEIGATVTLLDKENQRSVSITGGKGVGVVTKPGLEIEPGEAAINLGPRKMITQTVTGLLKNHNKNISVEVEIFVPEGKKLAEKTLNARLGILGGISILGTTGVERPMSHDAYIATIKSSLSVAKASGLKRVVLTTGRRSERFSQALFEKLSEEAFIQIGDFFKMSLEAASKKGFNKITLAVFFGKAVKMAQGVPHTHAAKSSLSMKKLSEWSFEITKNREFAEKIASANTARHAFDLIVDEYPKVVSYVGRLVVKAARIFASSGIDIQGIIFDFSGNVVFDSDAKGIKQT